The following coding sequences lie in one Xanthomonas hyacinthi genomic window:
- a CDS encoding hybrid sensor histidine kinase/response regulator yields the protein MPAPNSGNSPRVTVHESTTADLSEHRSDIFFAAVETTRMPMIVTDPRQADNPIVFVNRAFLEMTGYSSEELLGNNCRFLQGTDTDRDTVDSVREAIVARSEVAVEILNYRKDGSSFWNALFISPVYNEHGEVVYFFGSQLDVSRRRDTEDALRQAQKMEALGQLTGGIAHDFNNLLQVMSGYLELIEHGLEREPLDPARLRKSVERARDAAGQAARLTQQLLAFARKQKLEGRVLNLNALVAGMSDVAERTLGDGIAFSLDLAADLRNCRIDPTQAEVALLNILINARDAMAEQPARRLVIQTRNVSIRADEPTTYDNLLTGHYVCVSVTDNGSGMPPEVLARVLDPFFTTKEEGKGTGLGLSMVYGFAKQSGGAVRLYSEQGRGTTVRLYFPIDDNVENVAPRDSRARRASDRQGDETILIVEDRPDIAELARLFLEDQGYATHVVHNAREALQLLDNGLQVDLLYSDLIMPGGLNGVMLAREARRRRPRIKVLLTTGYAETSLERTDAGGAEFDVLSKPYNRQELIRKVRTVLDGPTGVS from the coding sequence ATGCCCGCACCCAACTCCGGTAATTCACCGCGCGTCACCGTCCACGAAAGCACCACCGCCGATCTGTCCGAGCACCGCAGCGATATCTTCTTCGCCGCGGTGGAAACCACGCGCATGCCGATGATCGTCACCGATCCGCGGCAGGCGGACAATCCGATCGTGTTCGTCAACCGCGCGTTCCTGGAGATGACCGGCTACAGCAGCGAAGAGCTGCTCGGCAACAACTGTCGTTTCCTGCAGGGGACGGATACCGATCGCGACACCGTGGACAGCGTGCGCGAGGCGATCGTCGCGCGCAGCGAAGTGGCCGTGGAAATTCTCAACTACCGCAAGGACGGTTCCAGTTTCTGGAACGCGCTGTTCATCTCGCCGGTCTACAACGAGCACGGCGAGGTGGTGTATTTCTTCGGCTCGCAGCTGGACGTCAGCCGCCGCCGCGACACCGAGGACGCATTGCGCCAGGCGCAGAAGATGGAGGCGCTGGGCCAGCTGACCGGCGGTATCGCGCACGACTTCAACAACCTGCTGCAGGTCATGTCCGGCTATCTGGAACTGATCGAGCATGGCCTGGAGCGCGAACCGCTGGACCCGGCGCGGCTGCGCAAGAGCGTGGAGCGCGCGCGCGATGCCGCCGGCCAGGCCGCGCGGCTGACCCAGCAGTTGCTGGCCTTTGCGCGCAAGCAGAAGCTGGAAGGGCGCGTGCTCAACCTCAACGCGCTGGTCGCCGGCATGAGCGACGTGGCCGAGCGCACGCTGGGCGACGGCATCGCGTTCTCGCTGGACCTGGCCGCCGACCTGCGCAACTGCCGGATCGATCCGACCCAGGCCGAGGTGGCGCTGCTGAACATCCTGATCAACGCGCGCGATGCGATGGCCGAGCAGCCTGCGCGGCGCCTGGTGATCCAGACCCGCAACGTCTCCATCCGCGCCGACGAGCCCACCACCTACGACAATCTGCTGACCGGCCACTACGTCTGCGTGTCGGTCACCGACAACGGCAGCGGCATGCCGCCGGAGGTGCTGGCGCGGGTGCTGGATCCGTTCTTCACCACCAAGGAGGAGGGCAAGGGCACCGGCCTGGGCCTGTCGATGGTGTACGGCTTCGCCAAGCAATCCGGCGGCGCGGTGCGGCTGTATTCGGAACAGGGCCGTGGCACCACGGTGCGGCTGTACTTCCCGATCGACGACAACGTCGAGAACGTGGCGCCGCGCGACTCGCGCGCGCGCCGCGCGTCCGACCGGCAGGGCGACGAGACGATCCTGATCGTGGAGGATCGGCCGGACATCGCCGAACTGGCGCGGCTGTTCCTGGAGGACCAGGGCTACGCCACCCACGTCGTGCACAACGCACGCGAAGCGCTGCAACTGCTCGACAACGGACTGCAGGTGGACCTGCTGTATTCGGACCTGATCATGCCCGGCGGACTCAACGGGGTGATGCTGGCGCGTGAGGCGCGGCGGCGCCGGCCCAGGATCAAGGTGCTGTTGACCACCGGCTATGCCGAGACCTCGCTCGAGCGTACCGACGCCGGCGGTGCCGAGTTCGACGTGCTGTCCAAGCCCTATAACCGCCAGGAGCTGATCCGCAAGGTGCGGACCGTGCTGGATGGCCCCACCGGGGTGAGCTGA
- a CDS encoding Tex family protein, whose amino-acid sequence MHDTQLAQQIANTIAAEIGAQPAQARAAIALLDGGASVPFIARYRKEVTGGLDDTQLRNLETRLTYLRELEDRRAAVLASIDEQGKLSAELRAEIVAADTKSRLEDLYLPYKPKRRTRAQIAREAGLEPLADALLADPSLTPDSFAAGFVDADKGVADVKAALEGARAILMERWGEDAALVGELRGWLGDVGVIRARVAEGKEQEGAKYRDYFDHAEALAKIPSHRLLALFRARREEIVYLELDPGSDPEAGHQYAEGRVALRAGIANQGRPGDRWLLDACRLTWRAKLHMHLLLDLFNQAREKAEAEAIAVFGDNLQDLMLAAPAGARVTLGLDPGIRTGCKIAVVDATGKLLATDTIYPHEPRRQWDQSLHTLRQLCTQHGVELIAIGNGTASRETDKLAADLIKHNPQLKLDKIVVSEAGASVYSASEFAAKEFPQLDVSLRGAVSIARRLQDPLAELVKIEPKAIGVGQYQHDVDQYRLARALDARVEDCVNAVGVHVNTASAALLSRVSGLSASVAENIVRHRDDNGPFKRRKDLLKVPRLGDKTFEQCAGFLRIADGDEPLDASSVHPEAYPVVERIVGATGKPIKALIGDGGFLRALKPEQFTDQTFGVPTVRDILKELEKPGRDPRPQFKAARFADGVEDIKDLKPGMVLEGVVSNVAAFGAFVDIGVHQDGLVHISALSDSYVKDPRDVVKAGDIVKVKVLEVDVARKRIALTRRLDDAPAAASARAGERDGGARPAQGAPRRERDARGDNGNGGGNGKPRTPTAPPLNSALADAFARAKRS is encoded by the coding sequence ATGCACGACACTCAGCTCGCCCAGCAGATCGCCAACACCATCGCCGCCGAGATCGGCGCGCAGCCGGCGCAGGCCCGCGCCGCCATCGCCCTGCTCGACGGAGGCGCCAGCGTGCCGTTCATCGCGCGCTACCGCAAGGAAGTCACTGGCGGCCTCGACGATACCCAGCTGCGCAACCTGGAAACCCGCCTGACCTATCTGCGCGAGCTGGAAGACCGCCGCGCCGCGGTGCTGGCCAGCATCGACGAGCAGGGCAAGCTCAGCGCCGAATTGCGCGCGGAGATCGTCGCCGCCGATACCAAGTCGCGGCTGGAAGATCTGTACCTGCCGTACAAGCCCAAGCGCCGCACGCGTGCGCAGATCGCGCGCGAGGCCGGCCTGGAGCCGCTGGCCGACGCGCTGCTGGCCGATCCGTCGCTGACGCCGGACAGTTTCGCCGCCGGCTTCGTCGATGCCGACAAGGGCGTGGCCGACGTCAAGGCGGCGCTGGAAGGCGCGCGTGCGATCCTGATGGAGCGCTGGGGCGAAGACGCGGCGCTGGTCGGCGAATTGCGCGGCTGGCTCGGCGACGTCGGTGTGATCCGCGCGCGCGTGGCCGAGGGCAAGGAGCAGGAAGGCGCCAAGTACCGCGATTACTTCGACCACGCCGAAGCGCTGGCCAAGATTCCCTCGCACCGGCTGCTGGCGCTGTTCCGCGCGCGCCGCGAGGAAATCGTCTATCTGGAGCTGGACCCGGGCAGCGACCCGGAGGCCGGCCATCAGTACGCCGAAGGCCGCGTCGCGCTGCGCGCCGGCATCGCCAACCAGGGCCGCCCCGGCGACCGCTGGTTGCTCGACGCGTGCCGCCTGACCTGGCGCGCCAAGCTGCACATGCACCTGCTGCTGGACTTGTTCAACCAGGCGCGCGAGAAGGCCGAAGCCGAGGCGATCGCGGTGTTCGGCGACAACCTGCAGGACTTGATGCTGGCCGCGCCGGCCGGCGCGCGGGTGACCCTGGGCCTGGACCCGGGCATCCGTACCGGCTGCAAGATCGCCGTGGTCGATGCCACCGGCAAGCTGCTGGCCACCGACACCATCTATCCGCACGAGCCGCGCAGGCAGTGGGACCAGTCGCTGCACACGCTGCGGCAGCTGTGCACGCAGCATGGCGTGGAACTGATCGCGATCGGCAACGGCACCGCCAGCCGCGAGACCGACAAGCTCGCCGCCGACCTGATCAAGCACAATCCGCAGCTGAAGCTGGACAAGATCGTGGTCAGCGAGGCCGGCGCGTCGGTGTATTCGGCGTCCGAATTCGCGGCCAAGGAGTTCCCGCAGCTGGACGTGTCGCTGCGCGGCGCAGTGTCGATCGCGCGGCGCCTGCAGGATCCGCTGGCGGAGCTGGTCAAGATCGAGCCGAAGGCGATCGGCGTGGGCCAGTACCAGCACGACGTGGACCAGTACCGCCTGGCGCGGGCGCTGGATGCACGGGTGGAGGACTGCGTCAACGCGGTCGGCGTCCACGTCAACACCGCCTCGGCGGCGCTGCTGTCGCGCGTGTCCGGGCTGTCGGCCAGCGTGGCCGAGAACATCGTCCGCCATCGCGACGACAACGGTCCGTTCAAGCGCCGCAAGGACCTGCTGAAGGTGCCGCGGCTGGGCGACAAGACCTTCGAGCAATGCGCCGGCTTCCTGCGCATCGCCGACGGCGATGAGCCGCTGGATGCCTCGTCGGTGCACCCGGAAGCGTATCCGGTGGTGGAGCGCATCGTCGGCGCCACCGGCAAGCCGATCAAGGCGCTGATCGGCGACGGCGGGTTCCTGCGCGCGCTCAAGCCGGAGCAGTTCACCGACCAGACGTTCGGCGTGCCGACCGTGCGCGACATCCTCAAGGAACTGGAGAAGCCGGGCCGCGATCCGCGCCCGCAGTTCAAGGCCGCGCGCTTCGCCGACGGCGTGGAAGACATCAAGGACCTCAAGCCGGGCATGGTGCTGGAAGGGGTGGTCAGCAACGTCGCCGCGTTCGGCGCCTTCGTCGACATCGGCGTGCACCAGGACGGGCTGGTGCACATCTCGGCGTTGTCCGACAGCTACGTCAAGGATCCGCGCGACGTGGTCAAGGCCGGCGACATCGTCAAGGTCAAGGTGCTGGAAGTGGACGTGGCGCGCAAGCGCATCGCGCTGACCCGGCGCCTGGACGACGCGCCGGCTGCGGCGTCGGCGCGTGCCGGCGAGCGCGATGGCGGTGCGCGTCCGGCGCAAGGTGCGCCGCGCCGCGAACGCGATGCGCGTGGCGACAATGGCAACGGCGGTGGCAATGGCAAGCCCCGTACGCCGACGGCGCCGCCGCTGAACAGCGCCCTGGCCGACGCGTTCGCCCGCGCCAAGCGCAGCTGA